TCTAGTTATTTCAAATAATATAGTTGTTTCAAACAATATAGTCGTAGCAAATAATAGAGTCGTCACAAACAATAACGATATCCAATATAGAGGCAAAAGTTATGCGTATTCGCCATCGGCTATGTCGGTTTCGCAAGAATAAGCATTTGCGGCATCAACGTTTTCGCTCCCGTATCTTCCATCGGGACAGTGCTGCTACAGCAGAAATGAAGAAACCGTTTGTGGTGGTGCTTACTGGTGCGGGGATTTCTGCTGAGTCAGGCATCCGTACTTTCCGTGCTGCAGATGGCTTATGGGAAGAGCATCAGGTGGAAGATGTTGCAACGCCTGAAGGGTATCGTCGCGACCCTGAGTTGGTTCAAGCTTTTTATAATGCCCGCCGCCGCCAGTTGCAGCAGCCAGAAATCGCACCCAATGCGGCGCATAAAGCGTTGGCAGATTTGGAAGCGGTGCTGGGTGATAACTTTGTTCTGATTACCCAGAATATTGATAATTTGCATGAAAGGGCGGGCAGTAAGCGTGTTATCCATATGCATGGTGAATTGCTGAAGGTGCGTTGCACGCAGTCTGGTCAGGTATTAGAGTGGCCGGGGGATCTCTCGGCTGACGAGCGTTGTCACTGCTGCCAGTTCCCATCCCCTTTGCGGCCCCACATTGTGTGGTTTGGCGAGATGCCGATGGGTATGGATGATATCTATCAGGCGCTGGCTGACGCTGATTTCTTTATCTCGATAGGAACTTCAGGCCACGTCTATCCAGCGGCTGGGTTTGTCCATGAGTCACGTTTGCATGGTGCTCATACCGTTGAGTTGAATCTGGAACCCAGTCAGGTAGAAAGTCAGTTCGATGAAAAACATTATGGGCTTGCCAGTAAAGTAGTACCGGAATATGTGCGCGAGTTTTTGACCACACGGGGTGAGAATCGCCAGGGTGGTAGCGGCAATTAGCCAAAATGGCGTATAAATAAACGATAGTCCCTGCGGGTTGATGAATAAATCACCCCGCAGGGTTTTAGCATCCCACCTTATTATTCTGGCTTAAGTTTGCCTAAAGCTGACTTGACGCAATATTTGATCATGATCACTTCCCCATAATGATATTCACTATTATGAGGGTGGGAAC
The sequence above is drawn from the Yersinia intermedia genome and encodes:
- the cobB gene encoding Sir2 family NAD+-dependent deacetylase, which codes for MRIRHRLCRFRKNKHLRHQRFRSRIFHRDSAATAEMKKPFVVVLTGAGISAESGIRTFRAADGLWEEHQVEDVATPEGYRRDPELVQAFYNARRRQLQQPEIAPNAAHKALADLEAVLGDNFVLITQNIDNLHERAGSKRVIHMHGELLKVRCTQSGQVLEWPGDLSADERCHCCQFPSPLRPHIVWFGEMPMGMDDIYQALADADFFISIGTSGHVYPAAGFVHESRLHGAHTVELNLEPSQVESQFDEKHYGLASKVVPEYVREFLTTRGENRQGGSGN